The window CTCTTGTAATCGGCTCGCCAAAACTTGCATACTCGCAGCCAGTCCCTTATAGAAACTATGACAACATGTATGCCAAAACTAATCTTGCAGGTGCGGCTTACGAGGCATCTGCCCAGCCGCCATCAGTAAGCCCTGATTATATATCGGAGCTTATAGGGGGCAATTACAAGTTGAGTCTTTCAGGCCCAGTTACGCTAGGCAAGGAAGAGTCTGCATCCTACCCTCTTTTTTCCAAAAGCCTCAAATATGAAAAGGAGGTCGTCTGGGATTCTTATATCGGCAAGACTGAGAAAATCCTGAAGCTGAAAAATGACGGGCAGATGCCTTTCCCGCAAGGGGTCTTCAGGATTTACGACCAGGGAGAATTTGCAGGCGAGGACATGGTTGAGTTCACCGGCATGTCGCGCCCTGCATCGGTCGCATATTCCTTCATGCCGGAGCTTGAAGTCAAAAAAGACATGCAGCAAAGCACGCAGCAGCAGGGAAACTCCAGAATCACAAGCTATTCGGTATCTTTTGTTGCGCAAAATAGCGGCGCAAGCGCAGTTGCCCTGAGGCTCAAGGACTACATGGCAGGCGGCGACGCTGTGGAGTTTTCCCAAAGCACGCTAAACGGCCAGCCAATAAAGCCTGAAATTACAAACAACCAGGACCTGTCATGGAAATTCGAGGTTCCGGCAGGGGCAAATAGGACCCTTGTTTACTCGTATAAAGTGACAAATTACATGGACAGGCTCTACTAAATGCCTTGGGCAAATGAAGGGGCTGAAAAACCCCTCCCAATATTTTTTCGGCTTACTTGTACCTCAAAAAGGCGCCAATGCCGTAGAAGGACTGCAAAAACTGCATGCCTTCGCTTGTGTCGGTTGAAACCACAATGGCTTCAATGTCGTTTGCAGCAGCCAGGTCCATAAGCTCGTCAATAAGAAGGGAGTCAGAGTCCCTCTTCATGGCTGCATTGCACCTGTCGCACCTGGGAATTTCGGGCTCCTGACCGCCAGGAATGTTTTTGAATTTCTCGCATCCATCGGCCTGGCAGACAAATTTGTGCCTTTTGTAGTCAAGGCCTGCAGAGACAAGCAGCTTTTCTGCCTTTTTAATCGAAAGAGCCTCACGGACCTGCGCCTCCCCATAAACAACAAGCCCATCCTGGACAATCTCCCTGATGAACCTATCAATCACCTGCTTTTCCTTTACCGCCTCCTGTTCTGTCAGGATATCCGCGCTTTTTGCCATAAGCTCCCGCAATCCCTGCTCGTCGGTGTAGCCAGTGTCAACAACACCCATGACCTTTATTTGATAATTGAAAGGGGACATTTTCACAAAATTGTCCTTGGTCGGCCCAGGGCCCCCTATGATGACTCCCTTCACGCTTGTGACAAAATATTTGTCCATTGCCTCCCCGACCCGCTTGTAGTACAGCTCGATTGACTCCTCAATGAGCCTCTCGTACCTCCTTGCAGACTGGCCGCCCTTGCGGATTTTGGCGTGAGCCGTGGAGTTTAGCCTCTTGAGTATCTGGATTTGGGTTCCCCTAAGCGTCGCCAATGTCGCCTCCCTGCCGTCAAGCACAACAAGGCCGTAGCTTTCCTTGACATCTGCCATCGCGGCAAGGGGCTCTAGGAAAAACCGAGAATCGCACCTGTAAAGCTGTATCTGAAGTGGCTGCGGCGGCACAATAGAATAAAGCTCAATGTCAATCTTTGCCGGGTTTTGCGACACGTTGCCTGCAAATATCGCAATGCCGTTTTCAGGGGACTCGCGGAAAATCTTCAGGTACTGCAGCAGCCTTTCAAGCGCGTCAATCACGTTTTTTCTTGTGGATTTTGACTTTATGTTCGAGGCCTGGCCAGCCTCCTCCTTGAGCTTGTTTGTGATTTCATGTATCGGGTATTTTGGCGGGATGTAGACGGAAATAAGCTCCGTGCCTGTGCCCTTTGCCTCGCTAAGCACCCTAAGCTGCTTTTTCAGCTCGTATCTTTTTCTGGTCAGCTGCGCAAGCGCTGCCTCATCCATCGGCTTTGCCATAATCACCAATAACCTATAAGCTAGTTGCCCAGACTAGGATTATAAAACCACCAAGTCCAAAAGAAAACGAAAAAAATCATCGGCAAAAGCGCATTGAAAAGTGAAGGGCTTGCTCTTTCCGGCGATATTTTCCGCGATTCAGCCAGAGCCCATGGCAAAGGCAATGGAGTCCTGCAAGCCGTAAAGCTTTGAAAAATACCTTGCATCCTGCTGGTTTATGACACCCGTCTTGTCCCTGCTTGCCATCCTTATGTCATAAAGCGCATACGGGCTTTCCCTTGAAATTATTTGCATGCTGCCCTTGTAGAATGCCACCTTGACGCTTCCGTCAACAGTTCTCTGGGTCCTTTCTATAAATGCTTCAAGCGCCCCCCGCAGCCTTGTGTAAAAACCACCGTCATAAACTAGCTGGCCCCACTTGCGGTCAATGAAGCCTTTGACTTCAAGCTCCGATGATGTAAGCACAATGCTTTCAAGCTCATGGTGCGCCCTTGCAAGTGCGCAGGCAGCAGGCGCCTCGTAAGACTCGTGCATCTTCAGCCCTATTACCTTGTCCTCTATTGCGTCAAACCTGCCAAAGCCTGCCTTTCCGGCAAATTCGTTTAACCTGGTGTAAATCTCAAACCCAGAAACCTGGCTCTTTTTGCCATCCTGTTCAAGAAGCACGCTTGTAGGAACCCCTTTTTCAAACCTGATTGTCGCGTATGATTTTTTCTCCGGGGCATCTGACAGCTCAGCTGTCCACTCATAGGCACCCTTCTTCACATCGTCGTTTTTCCCTGCAATCCTCAAAGTTCGGGCCCATGCCGACTCATCTGTGGAAACAGAGTAGCCAGTTTCTTTCTCAAAGTTTCCCGCCCCCTTTGCCTTCAAGTAGTCTAGGCACTGGTCGCGAAGCAGGTTCCAGTCCCTTATAGGGGCAATGATTTTTTTCTCAGGAGCAAGGGCCCTTAGCGCGTTTTCCATCCTGTGCTGGTCGTTTCCGGCCCCTGAGCTTCCATGAGCAAGCACATCGCAGTTGTACTGTCTTCCAGCCCTGACAAGATAAGCTGCAAGCACTGGCCTGCTCAAGCCCTCAGAATTCACGTGGCTTGCAAGCGTGGCATTTGCCTTTATCGCCCTTTCCATGTTCCGCTGCATATCCTCCCTTGCGTCAAAGCAGACTGTCTGGGAGGCATACTTTTTTGCCATGCTTTTGGATTTCTCAAGCCTGCCTTTTCCCTGGCCTATATCAAGCACTACTGCAGTCGTCTTTATGCCAGCCTCCTCAAGCAAAAGCAGCATTGCAGTTGAGTCAAGGCCGCCTGAATAGACAACCGCGCACTTTTTTGCACCAGCGCATTGGGACTCAATAAGTTTCCTTGTTTTTTCAAACAGCGTCATGTTGCATCAGCTTCAAGCCAATAATGGCCAAATGCTTATTGCCCAAGGCTGCTTATATTCATTTCGCCTTCCTGTGTCTTGCTGTAGAGTTTTTTCCAATAAGGTATGCAACCATAACCGCGCATGAAAATACGGCAATTCCAATGATGTCTTGCACAACGCCAAAGTCAAGCCCAAAATAATTTCCCTCGACGGGCTGGCACTGCCGCACTTGCTTGCAATCCTGCGCCTGTTTGCCTGCCGCCTCATCTTTTGAATTGTTTAAATCAGTGCCATTGGCATCTGTTCCTTTCCTAAATATGCCCTTTTGCTCCAGATATGACTGGTCTAGGCCGTCTGCAAACTCCAGGATTTTCAGGGCCCCAATCCTGTCGCCTGTGCTTTTTGCCGTCTGAACCATGTACTTGCCTTGGGTCTGGTAGATTTTTGCCCATGCGGATTCAAACTTTTTTCCATTTAGCTGCCCAAGCCTTTCATCCAGCTGGCTTGAGTTGTATTT is drawn from Candidatus Parvarchaeota archaeon and contains these coding sequences:
- a CDS encoding DUF4139 domain-containing protein; its protein translation is LVRLSEIGQMELPATSFSKTEVKTQEVEESGLEFGEQSSNQNHNIQISYMAPSSWSANYKVYLASDEQTGTALTQGWAVLNNLAGEDWNGATVSLVIGSPKLAYSQPVPYRNYDNMYAKTNLAGAAYEASAQPPSVSPDYISELIGGNYKLSLSGPVTLGKEESASYPLFSKSLKYEKEVVWDSYIGKTEKILKLKNDGQMPFPQGVFRIYDQGEFAGEDMVEFTGMSRPASVAYSFMPELEVKKDMQQSTQQQGNSRITSYSVSFVAQNSGASAVALRLKDYMAGGDAVEFSQSTLNGQPIKPEITNNQDLSWKFEVPAGANRTLVYSYKVTNYMDRLY
- the argG gene encoding argininosuccinate synthase, producing the protein MTLFEKTRKLIESQCAGAKKCAVVYSGGLDSTAMLLLLEEAGIKTTAVVLDIGQGKGRLEKSKSMAKKYASQTVCFDAREDMQRNMERAIKANATLASHVNSEGLSRPVLAAYLVRAGRQYNCDVLAHGSSGAGNDQHRMENALRALAPEKKIIAPIRDWNLLRDQCLDYLKAKGAGNFEKETGYSVSTDESAWARTLRIAGKNDDVKKGAYEWTAELSDAPEKKSYATIRFEKGVPTSVLLEQDGKKSQVSGFEIYTRLNEFAGKAGFGRFDAIEDKVIGLKMHESYEAPAACALARAHHELESIVLTSSELEVKGFIDRKWGQLVYDGGFYTRLRGALEAFIERTQRTVDGSVKVAFYKGSMQIISRESPYALYDIRMASRDKTGVINQQDARYFSKLYGLQDSIAFAMGSG
- the prf1 gene encoding peptide chain release factor 1, yielding MAKPMDEAALAQLTRKRYELKKQLRVLSEAKGTGTELISVYIPPKYPIHEITNKLKEEAGQASNIKSKSTRKNVIDALERLLQYLKIFRESPENGIAIFAGNVSQNPAKIDIELYSIVPPQPLQIQLYRCDSRFFLEPLAAMADVKESYGLVVLDGREATLATLRGTQIQILKRLNSTAHAKIRKGGQSARRYERLIEESIELYYKRVGEAMDKYFVTSVKGVIIGGPGPTKDNFVKMSPFNYQIKVMGVVDTGYTDEQGLRELMAKSADILTEQEAVKEKQVIDRFIREIVQDGLVVYGEAQVREALSIKKAEKLLVSAGLDYKRHKFVCQADGCEKFKNIPGGQEPEIPRCDRCNAAMKRDSDSLLIDELMDLAAANDIEAIVVSTDTSEGMQFLQSFYGIGAFLRYK